The following proteins come from a genomic window of Flavobacteriaceae bacterium MAR_2010_188:
- a CDS encoding Imidazolonepropionase, with amino-acid sequence MVKKLFSLLVILQSFAVFSQEYFPKNDGVETVNTNFTAFTNAKIYVTPTEIIENGTLLIKDGKVVSSGKSVTIPANTTVIDATGKSIYPSFIDIFSDFGVEKPKRQGGGGRSAEYDPSRSGFYWNDHVMPENNAMDKFAYSEKDAEELHKAGFGVVNTHIQDGIVRGSGALIALNGDSGNEHRIINPKSAQYLSFSKSVLSNQAYPSSLMGAMALLKQMYIDAEWYAKNGFDTRDLSLEALNNNKNLVQIIDAGSRANVLRADKVGDQYNIQYVILGGGDEYERINEIKATNATIILPIAFPEAYDVENPFLTSAISLHDMKAWNQRPANPKILAENNVPFVLTTHGLKSPKEFGANLQKAMKYGLTETKALEALTTAPAKVLGKSSEIGSLKNGSYANFLITSGAIFDSKSTLYENWVQGNRNIIENMSKTDVRGDYEFKIAGDTYNLNIEGDSPKLKSKVTTGEKLLGSTINNDGDWVYIAMTTQDSTSIDFIRLVTRIAENNKLEGKAIMPNGDEVKVTATKSKKEANDEKDSKKPGDKEEKTEEIVPVTYPNMAYGFKEMPKAETLLFKNATVWTNETDGILEQTDVLIKNGKIAQVGKNLSEGGAKVIDATGKHLTPGIIDEHSHIAAAAVNEGGHNSSAEVKMEDVVDDSDVDVYRNLAGGVTSIQILHGSANPIGGQSAIIKLKWGQPADKLIYENSPKFIKFALGENVKQSNWSGGRFPQSRMGVEQLYFDYFTRAKAYNELKKSGKAFRRDIELETLGEIINKERFITAHSYVQSEINMLMKVAEQFNFNINTFTHILEGYKVADKMAEHGVGGSTFSDWWSYKYEVRDAIPYNAAIMHNAGVTVAINSDDAEMSRRLNQEAAKTVKYGGISEEDALKFVTLNPAKLLHIDNRVGSIKVGKDGDVVLWSDHPLSVYAKAEKTIIEGVTYFDSQRDKMLQDEIQKQRSELIGQMMEAKNKGMKTKPIEKKEKAVMHCDYNEEEFIKTN; translated from the coding sequence ATGGTTAAAAAATTATTTTCACTGCTTGTAATTCTGCAGTCCTTTGCAGTATTCTCGCAGGAGTATTTTCCCAAAAATGATGGTGTGGAAACCGTCAACACAAATTTTACGGCATTTACTAATGCCAAAATCTATGTAACGCCAACTGAAATTATCGAAAATGGAACTCTCCTTATTAAGGATGGCAAAGTTGTTTCGAGTGGCAAGTCAGTGACAATACCGGCAAATACTACGGTTATTGACGCAACAGGCAAAAGTATTTACCCATCGTTCATAGATATCTTTTCAGATTTTGGGGTAGAAAAACCCAAGCGCCAAGGTGGCGGTGGAAGAAGCGCTGAGTACGATCCAAGTAGAAGCGGTTTCTATTGGAACGACCACGTAATGCCAGAGAATAATGCCATGGACAAATTTGCATACTCGGAAAAAGATGCAGAAGAACTTCATAAAGCTGGTTTTGGAGTGGTAAATACACACATCCAAGATGGAATTGTCAGAGGTAGTGGAGCGTTAATCGCGTTAAATGGTGATTCTGGAAATGAGCATAGAATCATAAATCCTAAATCTGCACAATACCTTTCATTTAGCAAGAGTGTTTTATCTAATCAAGCTTATCCTTCTTCACTCATGGGAGCAATGGCTTTGCTGAAACAAATGTATATTGATGCTGAGTGGTACGCCAAAAATGGTTTTGATACCCGCGACCTTTCCTTAGAAGCATTGAATAACAATAAGAATTTAGTACAGATTATTGACGCAGGAAGCCGGGCAAATGTTTTACGAGCAGATAAAGTTGGTGACCAATATAATATTCAATATGTTATTTTGGGTGGCGGTGATGAATACGAGCGTATCAATGAAATCAAAGCCACCAATGCTACCATTATATTACCAATAGCCTTTCCTGAAGCATACGATGTGGAAAACCCATTCTTGACTTCAGCAATTTCATTACACGATATGAAAGCTTGGAACCAAAGACCAGCTAACCCAAAAATCTTAGCAGAAAATAATGTGCCATTTGTTCTTACTACACATGGATTAAAATCTCCTAAAGAGTTTGGAGCAAACCTTCAGAAAGCAATGAAATATGGTCTAACCGAAACTAAAGCGCTTGAGGCTCTTACTACAGCACCGGCGAAGGTTTTAGGAAAATCGTCAGAAATAGGAAGTCTTAAAAACGGAAGCTACGCAAACTTCTTGATTACTTCAGGGGCTATATTCGATAGTAAATCGACTCTTTATGAGAACTGGGTACAGGGCAATCGTAATATCATCGAAAATATGTCCAAAACGGATGTAAGAGGCGATTACGAGTTTAAAATCGCTGGCGATACCTACAATTTAAATATTGAAGGTGATTCTCCAAAACTAAAATCCAAGGTTACGACTGGCGAAAAACTTTTAGGAAGCACTATTAACAACGATGGTGATTGGGTTTACATCGCTATGACCACTCAGGATTCAACCTCAATAGATTTTATAAGATTGGTGACCCGCATTGCTGAAAATAACAAGTTAGAAGGTAAGGCTATAATGCCTAACGGAGACGAAGTGAAGGTCACCGCAACCAAATCTAAAAAGGAAGCTAACGATGAAAAGGATTCGAAAAAACCTGGAGACAAAGAAGAAAAGACAGAAGAAATCGTCCCGGTAACCTATCCTAACATGGCTTACGGATTTAAGGAAATGCCGAAAGCTGAAACCTTATTATTCAAAAATGCGACGGTTTGGACAAATGAGACAGATGGAATTTTAGAACAGACCGATGTTCTAATCAAAAATGGAAAAATTGCGCAGGTTGGTAAAAATCTTAGCGAAGGTGGCGCTAAAGTTATCGATGCAACCGGAAAGCATTTAACTCCAGGGATTATCGATGAACACTCGCATATTGCTGCAGCTGCCGTAAATGAAGGTGGCCACAACTCTTCAGCCGAAGTTAAGATGGAAGATGTAGTGGACGACTCGGATGTTGATGTATACAGAAATTTGGCCGGAGGTGTAACTAGTATCCAGATTTTACACGGTTCTGCGAATCCTATTGGTGGCCAGTCAGCAATCATTAAGTTGAAATGGGGCCAACCAGCCGATAAACTGATCTATGAAAACAGTCCTAAATTTATCAAGTTTGCACTTGGCGAAAACGTAAAACAGTCTAACTGGAGCGGTGGTAGATTTCCACAGAGCCGTATGGGTGTGGAGCAATTATATTTCGATTATTTTACCCGCGCAAAAGCTTATAACGAATTAAAGAAATCCGGAAAAGCCTTCAGACGAGATATAGAATTAGAGACTTTGGGTGAGATTATCAATAAGGAAAGATTCATTACCGCACATTCATATGTTCAAAGTGAAATAAATATGTTGATGAAGGTTGCCGAGCAATTCAACTTTAATATAAATACATTCACCCATATTCTAGAAGGTTACAAAGTGGCAGATAAAATGGCAGAACATGGTGTAGGCGGCTCTACATTTAGTGATTGGTGGTCTTACAAGTATGAAGTTAGAGATGCTATCCCTTATAATGCTGCAATCATGCACAATGCCGGTGTTACCGTAGCCATTAACAGTGATGATGCAGAAATGTCTCGACGTTTAAACCAAGAAGCTGCCAAAACCGTTAAATATGGTGGTATTAGTGAAGAAGATGCATTAAAATTCGTGACTCTTAATCCTGCTAAACTTTTACATATAGATAATCGCGTCGGAAGTATTAAGGTTGGTAAAGATGGAGACGTTGTTCTTTGGTCTGATCACCCACTTTCGGTTTATGCTAAAGCTGAAAAAACCATTATTGAAGGTGTGACTTATTTTGATAGTCAGAGAGATAAAATGTTGCAGGATGAAATTCAAAAGCAACGAAGTGAATTAATAGGGCAAATGATGGAAGCCAAAAATAAAGGTATGAAGACAAAACCTATCGAGAAAAAAGAAAAGGCGGTTATGCACTGTGACTATAATGAAGAAGAATTTATAAAAACTAACTAA
- a CDS encoding Imidazolonepropionase, translating into MKNLKYIILSFTLLIGTGLFAQQTPAGKQSKGIAIKGATAHIGNGEVIENSLIVFEDGKLTTVSAESGMDLSSMTVIDASGKHVYPGFIVPNSTLGLVEIDAVKASDDEAEMGDWNPHVRSLIAYNAESKVVESMRPNGVLLGQITPRGGRVSGTSSIVQFDAWNWEDAALKEDDGIHINWPSNFSRGRWWMGEDPGLKPNKDYNVQVMDMNDYFNESKSYSKGKDTRMNLPYESVNGLLDGTKKLYIHVDDEKGIVDAIDFAKGQSIKNMVIVGGYGANKVADMLKENNIPVLLTRVHERPKSEDDDYDMPYKLAKLLTDKGVLVALETSGQMERMNSRNLPFYAGTTVAYGLNKEQALQLITSNPAKILGIDDKFGTLEQGKSATLFISEGDALDMRTNLVTHAYIDGREVSLETYQTDLWHRYADKLEVKK; encoded by the coding sequence ATGAAGAATTTAAAATATATAATACTCTCCTTTACCCTTTTGATAGGAACCGGTCTTTTTGCCCAACAAACACCCGCTGGCAAACAATCAAAAGGCATTGCAATTAAAGGAGCTACCGCTCACATTGGAAATGGCGAGGTGATTGAAAATAGTTTAATTGTTTTTGAGGATGGAAAACTAACTACGGTTTCGGCAGAATCAGGTATGGATTTGAGCAGTATGACGGTTATTGACGCTTCTGGAAAGCATGTATATCCGGGGTTCATTGTTCCAAATTCAACTTTAGGTTTGGTAGAGATTGATGCCGTAAAAGCATCTGACGACGAAGCTGAAATGGGAGATTGGAATCCACACGTAAGGAGCTTAATCGCTTATAATGCTGAATCTAAAGTGGTGGAATCCATGAGGCCTAATGGCGTATTACTTGGGCAGATAACTCCTCGTGGTGGTCGTGTTTCAGGAACTTCATCAATCGTTCAGTTTGATGCTTGGAACTGGGAAGATGCCGCTTTAAAAGAAGATGATGGAATCCATATAAACTGGCCTAGCAATTTTTCTCGAGGACGGTGGTGGATGGGTGAAGACCCAGGATTAAAACCAAATAAGGATTATAATGTTCAAGTAATGGACATGAACGATTATTTTAACGAGAGCAAATCATATTCTAAAGGAAAAGATACTCGCATGAACCTCCCTTACGAATCTGTAAACGGACTTTTAGATGGAACAAAAAAACTATATATCCATGTAGATGACGAAAAAGGTATTGTGGATGCTATTGACTTTGCAAAAGGGCAGAGCATTAAGAATATGGTTATCGTAGGTGGCTATGGCGCTAATAAGGTTGCCGATATGCTTAAGGAAAATAACATTCCTGTGTTATTAACAAGAGTTCATGAAAGACCAAAAAGTGAGGATGATGATTACGACATGCCTTATAAATTAGCAAAATTATTGACTGACAAAGGAGTTCTTGTCGCTTTAGAAACTAGCGGACAGATGGAACGGATGAATTCGAGAAATCTTCCTTTTTATGCGGGAACCACTGTGGCTTACGGGCTAAACAAAGAACAGGCTTTACAGTTAATTACTTCTAATCCTGCGAAGATTTTAGGAATCGATGATAAATTCGGAACCTTAGAGCAAGGGAAAAGCGCTACTCTTTTTATCAGTGAAGGTGACGCATTGGATATGCGAACAAATTTAGTGACTCACGCCTATATCGATGGTCGTGAAGTTAGCTTAGAAACATACCAAACGGATCTATGGCACAGATATGCTGATAAGCTAGAAGTGAAGAAATAG
- a CDS encoding RNA methyltransferase, TrmH family: MTKNISSVQNPEIKHLIQLKEKSRERKKSGKFIIEGKRELSLAIKGGYKIDSVYFYPKLFSESQAKSLERYHISITEISQAVFEKLAHRSSTEGVIAVAKEKPSTLETLNFKDKNPLILIAEAPEKPGNIGALLRTADAANVDAVIIANPKTDLYNPNIIRSSVGCVFTNQIAMAPTAEIIFFLKNNDIEILCAALDGAVQYDKVDMTKPSAIVVGTEATGLTQSWLKFSDQNIIIPMQGEIDSMNVSVAAGILIFEAKRQRGFK, from the coding sequence ATGACAAAGAATATTAGCAGCGTTCAAAATCCAGAGATTAAGCATCTTATTCAACTTAAGGAAAAATCCCGCGAGCGTAAAAAATCAGGAAAGTTTATTATCGAAGGGAAACGTGAACTTTCATTGGCTATTAAAGGTGGATATAAGATTGACTCTGTCTATTTCTATCCCAAACTTTTTTCTGAAAGCCAAGCCAAGTCTTTAGAAAGATATCATATTTCGATAACAGAAATCTCTCAAGCAGTTTTTGAAAAACTGGCACATCGCAGTTCTACTGAAGGTGTTATTGCGGTTGCAAAGGAAAAACCATCAACTTTAGAGACCCTTAACTTCAAAGATAAAAATCCACTTATTTTAATTGCCGAAGCACCAGAAAAACCAGGAAATATCGGAGCACTTTTAAGAACCGCAGACGCCGCCAACGTAGATGCGGTGATTATTGCCAATCCAAAGACCGACCTATATAACCCTAATATAATCCGCTCTAGTGTTGGCTGCGTCTTCACCAACCAAATAGCAATGGCACCCACCGCAGAAATTATCTTTTTTTTAAAGAACAACGATATCGAAATACTTTGCGCAGCTCTAGATGGGGCGGTTCAGTATGATAAAGTAGATATGACAAAACCTTCTGCCATCGTGGTTGGTACAGAAGCGACAGGACTTACCCAAAGCTGGTTAAAATTTTCTGATCAGAATATTATAATCCCGATGCAAGGTGAAATAGACAGCATGAACGTTTCGGTTGCAGCAGGAATACTTATTTTTGAAGCCAAAAGACAGAGAGGTTTTAAATAA
- a CDS encoding STE24 endopeptidase, producing the protein MTAQTLFYIIVAILIIKFLLDKYIDALNAKKYNDPLPKELEDVYDEDEYLKSQKYKAANYRFGLLTSTFSLVLTLIFLFLDGFEYVDDIARSYSDNPIIVALIFFGIIMIGSDLITTPFSYYQTFVIEEKFGFNKTTKKTFVLDKLKGLLMTAIIGGGILALIIWFYQLTGKNFWLYAWGLIAVFSLFMNMFYAKLIVPLFNKQAPLANGDLREKISNYAATAGFNLDKIFVIDGSKRSTKANAYFSGFGKEKRVTLYDTLLENLDDEEVVAVLAHEVGHYKKKHIIYNLVASILLTGLTLYILSIFISNPLLSNALGVEKPSFHAGLIAFGLLYAPISELTGLLMNYLSRKFEYEADDFAKRTFAAEPLITSLKKLSKNSLSNLTPHPTYVFMHYSHPTLLQRIGNLRKL; encoded by the coding sequence ATGACCGCACAGACACTATTCTACATTATTGTAGCGATTTTGATTATTAAGTTTCTTCTTGATAAATACATCGATGCCTTAAATGCAAAAAAATATAATGACCCGCTCCCAAAAGAATTGGAAGATGTTTATGATGAAGATGAATATTTAAAATCTCAAAAGTACAAGGCAGCGAATTATCGTTTTGGGCTTTTGACTTCAACGTTTTCTTTGGTCCTTACTTTGATATTCTTATTTCTAGACGGATTTGAATATGTAGATGATATTGCAAGGTCTTATAGTGATAATCCAATAATCGTAGCTCTGATTTTTTTCGGAATCATCATGATTGGTAGTGACCTCATCACGACCCCTTTTTCCTATTATCAAACATTTGTTATAGAAGAAAAATTTGGTTTCAATAAAACTACCAAGAAAACTTTTGTATTAGATAAGTTGAAGGGATTGCTGATGACAGCCATAATTGGCGGAGGAATTTTGGCCTTGATAATTTGGTTTTATCAACTTACAGGCAAAAATTTCTGGCTCTACGCATGGGGCCTCATCGCTGTATTTTCACTGTTTATGAATATGTTTTATGCAAAACTAATTGTTCCATTATTTAATAAACAAGCGCCCTTGGCAAATGGCGATTTGCGCGAAAAAATTTCCAATTACGCAGCGACCGCAGGTTTTAACTTAGATAAGATATTTGTAATCGATGGTTCCAAAAGAAGTACTAAAGCAAACGCCTATTTTTCAGGATTCGGAAAGGAAAAACGCGTCACGCTTTACGATACGCTTTTAGAAAATCTAGACGATGAAGAAGTTGTGGCAGTTTTGGCACATGAGGTCGGTCACTACAAGAAAAAACACATCATCTACAATTTAGTCGCATCCATTTTGCTAACCGGACTGACATTATATATACTATCAATTTTTATTTCGAATCCTTTATTGTCTAATGCTTTGGGAGTTGAAAAACCGAGCTTTCACGCAGGTCTTATAGCCTTTGGATTATTATATGCTCCTATTAGTGAGTTAACCGGATTGCTGATGAATTACCTTTCTAGAAAGTTTGAATATGAAGCCGATGACTTTGCCAAAAGAACTTTTGCTGCAGAGCCATTGATTACATCTTTAAAAAAGCTTTCAAAAAATAGTTTGAGTAATCTAACACCACATCCCACTTATGTTTTTATGCATTACTCTCACCCGACGTTGTTGCAGAGAATCGGGAATTTGAGGAAACTTTAA
- a CDS encoding SSU ribosomal protein S12P methylthiotransferase, translating to MRTKTIKKNKINVITLGCSKNVYDSEVLMGQLKASGKEVVHEEEGNVVVINTCGFINNAKEESVNTILEYMQKKEAGEVDKVFVTGCLSERYKPDLQKEIPNVDQYFGTTELPQLLKALGADYKHELIGERLTTTPKNYAYLKIAEGCDRPCSFCAIPLMRGKHRSTPIENLVIEANKLAANGVKELILIAQDLTYYGLDIYKKRNLAELLKELVKVEGIEWIRLHYAFPTGFPMDVLDVMREEPKVCNYIDIPLQHISDSILKSMRRGTTKEKTTKLLKEFREKVPEMTIRTTLIVGYPGETEEDFQTLKSWVKEMRFERLGCFTYSHEENTHAFNLVDDVPEDIKQERANEIMEIQSQISWELNQAKIGKIFKVVIDRKEGSYFIGRTEFDSPDVDNEVQIDATKVYLKTGEFANILITEASDFDLIGTLVEI from the coding sequence ATGCGCACAAAAACAATTAAGAAGAACAAAATCAATGTAATAACATTGGGCTGTAGTAAAAATGTTTACGACAGTGAAGTTCTAATGGGTCAGCTTAAAGCTAGCGGAAAAGAGGTTGTGCACGAAGAAGAAGGAAATGTGGTGGTTATAAATACCTGCGGTTTCATTAACAACGCCAAGGAAGAAAGTGTAAACACCATTTTAGAATATATGCAGAAGAAAGAAGCTGGCGAGGTCGATAAGGTCTTTGTTACAGGATGTCTTTCTGAACGCTATAAGCCAGATTTACAAAAGGAAATCCCTAATGTAGACCAGTATTTTGGTACTACAGAATTGCCGCAACTTCTAAAAGCTTTGGGAGCGGATTATAAGCATGAGCTTATCGGAGAACGACTTACAACTACCCCAAAAAATTACGCTTATCTAAAGATTGCCGAAGGTTGCGATCGACCTTGTAGCTTTTGTGCTATTCCTTTAATGAGAGGTAAGCATCGCTCTACACCAATCGAGAACTTGGTTATTGAAGCAAATAAACTTGCCGCAAATGGAGTCAAAGAATTAATCTTGATTGCTCAAGACTTGACTTATTATGGTCTGGACATTTATAAAAAGAGAAATCTTGCCGAACTTTTAAAAGAGTTGGTTAAGGTTGAAGGGATTGAGTGGATTCGTCTACATTACGCTTTCCCGACAGGTTTCCCAATGGATGTGCTCGATGTTATGCGCGAGGAGCCTAAGGTTTGTAACTACATCGACATTCCTTTACAGCATATTTCTGATTCTATCTTAAAGAGCATGAGAAGAGGAACTACAAAGGAAAAAACGACCAAACTCCTCAAAGAATTCAGGGAAAAAGTTCCAGAAATGACCATCCGTACGACACTCATCGTTGGATATCCTGGCGAGACTGAAGAAGATTTTCAGACATTAAAAAGTTGGGTGAAGGAGATGAGGTTTGAGCGTCTTGGATGCTTCACTTATAGTCACGAGGAAAATACCCATGCCTTCAATTTAGTGGATGATGTTCCTGAAGACATCAAGCAAGAACGTGCTAATGAAATTATGGAAATTCAATCCCAAATTTCTTGGGAACTTAATCAAGCCAAAATCGGAAAGATTTTTAAGGTTGTGATAGATCGTAAGGAAGGAAGTTATTTTATAGGCCGTACCGAATTCGATTCCCCCGATGTGGATAATGAAGTACAAATCGATGCAACCAAAGTCTATTTAAAAACAGGAGAATTCGCCAATATCTTAATTACTGAAGCTTCAGATTTCGATTTAATCGGAACATTGGTCGAAATTTAG
- a CDS encoding amidase, whose translation MKNIYLIFLLLFIFNCKDDKNESSEVVNTADTVESKLFHKVKVDSVVAMDSDFREFKVLDSRNLDVEVLWAPFNKVLDSFSEQNYESLKPLVLDQDILTMQKSVADGNLNYEQLTLFYLYRIRELDRNNEKSLNSVISINPAVLDEAKERDRAYANKKLKHSVYGMPILLKDNINAEGMTTTAGAVVFEKNLTHDSFISEQLTLRGAIILGKTNLSEWAYFFCGDCPSGYSAIGGQTLNPYGRRTIDTGGSSSGSGVAVAANFCAGAIGSETSGSILSPSSQNSIVGLKPTIGILSRSGIVPISSTLDTPGPMTKNVTDTAIILDAMLGMDVGDVKTQLLGHKAPIYRNLSKDALKGVRLGAAKRLMDNSLYAEAIQTLRAQGAEVIEFEEEKLELPDFVRLLNLEMKKELPRYILGAANTKVGVVSVIDIIKYNKTDSTNSAPYGQKLFNGIVADSGSSKDLDSIHNTLRINGKLFFDKPFQEHELDGFLSINNYHAGFAAVAEYPAITVPMGYAEDGSPKGLTFISTPKSEENLLNWAFAYEQASKKRVAPSNYK comes from the coding sequence ATGAAAAACATCTACCTAATTTTCCTTCTTCTATTTATTTTCAATTGTAAAGATGATAAAAATGAATCAAGTGAGGTTGTAAATACTGCAGATACAGTTGAATCAAAGTTATTCCACAAAGTTAAAGTTGATTCCGTGGTGGCAATGGATTCCGATTTTAGGGAATTCAAGGTTCTTGATTCTCGTAATTTGGATGTGGAAGTTCTGTGGGCTCCGTTCAATAAGGTTTTAGACAGTTTTTCTGAGCAAAATTATGAAAGCTTGAAACCTTTGGTTTTAGATCAAGATATTTTGACCATGCAGAAGAGCGTTGCAGATGGTAACTTAAACTATGAGCAACTCACTTTATTCTATTTATATCGAATCCGCGAATTAGATAGAAATAATGAAAAATCACTTAACAGTGTTATTTCTATTAATCCTGCAGTTTTAGATGAAGCAAAAGAACGCGACCGGGCTTATGCAAATAAAAAATTAAAACATTCGGTTTATGGGATGCCGATTTTATTGAAGGATAACATTAATGCCGAAGGTATGACAACCACCGCTGGTGCAGTTGTTTTTGAAAAGAACTTAACTCACGATTCTTTTATTTCTGAACAGCTTACACTCCGTGGCGCAATTATTCTAGGTAAAACCAATTTGAGCGAATGGGCGTATTTTTTCTGTGGAGATTGTCCAAGTGGATATAGTGCGATTGGTGGACAAACTTTAAATCCTTACGGTCGTAGGACTATTGACACTGGTGGATCTAGTTCTGGTAGTGGAGTAGCGGTAGCAGCAAATTTTTGTGCGGGAGCAATTGGTAGTGAAACTTCTGGATCTATACTTTCACCTTCATCTCAAAATTCTATCGTTGGTCTAAAACCAACCATCGGAATTTTAAGTAGGTCGGGGATAGTCCCAATCTCTAGTACTCTAGATACTCCTGGACCAATGACAAAAAACGTAACCGATACCGCAATTATCTTGGATGCCATGCTCGGGATGGATGTTGGCGACGTAAAAACCCAGCTTTTAGGTCATAAAGCACCAATCTATCGCAATCTTTCCAAGGATGCGTTAAAAGGAGTTCGTTTGGGAGCCGCCAAAAGGTTAATGGATAATTCATTGTATGCGGAAGCTATCCAAACCTTAAGAGCACAAGGAGCAGAAGTGATTGAATTTGAAGAAGAGAAATTAGAATTGCCAGATTTCGTTAGGCTGCTAAATCTTGAGATGAAAAAAGAACTTCCTCGATATATTTTAGGAGCTGCAAATACTAAAGTTGGCGTGGTGTCCGTAATTGATATAATAAAGTATAATAAGACAGACTCTACAAACTCTGCGCCTTATGGTCAAAAACTTTTCAACGGAATTGTAGCGGATTCAGGTTCATCCAAAGATTTAGATTCCATTCACAATACGTTGAGGATAAATGGAAAGCTGTTCTTCGATAAGCCGTTTCAAGAGCATGAGCTAGACGGTTTTTTATCCATTAATAATTATCATGCAGGTTTTGCTGCGGTCGCCGAGTATCCTGCTATCACTGTACCGATGGGATATGCAGAAGATGGGTCTCCAAAAGGACTTACTTTTATTTCGACTCCGAAATCTGAAGAGAATTTGCTTAATTGGGCTTTTGCTTACGAGCAGGCATCTAAGAAAAGAGTAGCTCCTTCAAATTATAAGTAG
- a CDS encoding signal recognition particle-docking protein FtsY: MSFFKNIFSSEKKETLDKGLEKSKSNFFDKLNKAVAGKTKVDDDVLDNLEEILVSSDVGVNTTLKIITRIEERVARDKYLGTSELNKILREEIAGLLSETNSGEATEFVIPANIRPYVIMVVGVNGVGKTTTIGKLAHQFKNKGYNVVLGAADTFRAAAIDQLQVWADRVDVPIVKQSMGSDPASVAFDTLKSAVNQNADVVIIDTAGRLHNKINLMNELTKVKRVMQKVIDDAPHDVLLVLDGSTGQNAFEQAKQFTAATEVTSLAVTKLDGTAKGGVVIGISDQFKIPVKYIGVGEKIEDLQVFNKYEFVDSFFKN, encoded by the coding sequence ATGAGTTTCTTTAAAAATATATTTTCCTCAGAAAAAAAGGAAACCTTAGATAAAGGTTTGGAGAAATCCAAGTCTAACTTCTTTGATAAATTAAATAAAGCCGTTGCAGGTAAAACAAAAGTCGACGATGACGTACTCGATAATCTGGAAGAAATTTTAGTAAGCTCAGACGTAGGAGTTAATACTACCTTAAAAATAATTACCAGGATTGAAGAGCGGGTTGCTAGGGACAAATATCTAGGTACTTCAGAACTTAACAAGATATTGCGTGAAGAGATTGCCGGCCTACTCTCTGAAACGAACTCGGGTGAAGCTACAGAATTTGTGATTCCAGCTAATATACGACCTTATGTTATTATGGTGGTTGGTGTAAATGGTGTCGGTAAAACTACCACCATAGGAAAACTTGCCCATCAATTTAAAAACAAGGGTTACAACGTAGTTTTAGGTGCAGCCGACACTTTTAGGGCAGCAGCTATTGATCAACTTCAGGTTTGGGCAGATAGAGTAGATGTGCCTATCGTTAAACAATCAATGGGAAGTGATCCAGCCTCGGTTGCTTTCGATACGCTTAAAAGCGCTGTAAATCAGAATGCGGACGTGGTCATCATTGATACCGCTGGTAGACTTCATAATAAAATAAATTTAATGAACGAGTTGACCAAGGTCAAACGAGTAATGCAAAAAGTTATTGACGATGCCCCGCATGATGTGCTTTTAGTCTTGGACGGTTCTACTGGGCAAAATGCTTTTGAGCAAGCCAAACAGTTCACTGCGGCTACAGAAGTTACTTCCTTAGCGGTTACAAAATTGGATGGAACGGCCAAGGGCGGTGTTGTCATCGGGATAAGTGATCAATTTAAAATCCCAGTAAAATATATCGGTGTTGGCGAGAAGATTGAAGACCTTCAGGTTTTTAATAAATATGAATTCGTAGACTCTTTCTTCAAAAATTAA
- a CDS encoding LSU ribosomal protein L33P, with the protein MAKKGNRIQVILECTEHKESGQPGTSRYITTKNKKNTPDRLQIKKFNPILKRMTVHKEIK; encoded by the coding sequence ATGGCAAAAAAAGGTAATAGAATTCAGGTTATTTTAGAATGTACCGAGCACAAGGAATCAGGACAACCTGGAACTTCTCGCTACATCACTACTAAAAACAAAAAGAATACGCCAGATAGATTGCAGATTAAAAAATTTAATCCAATCCTTAAGCGTATGACTGTTCACAAAGAAATTAAATAA
- a CDS encoding LSU ribosomal protein L28P has translation MSRVCELTGKKAMVGNNVSHSMNKTKRRFDANLMKKRFYIPEEDKWLTLKVSTSALKTINKIGIAAALKEAKAKGFYK, from the coding sequence ATGTCAAGAGTCTGTGAACTTACCGGGAAAAAAGCAATGGTTGGGAACAATGTTTCTCACTCAATGAATAAGACAAAGCGTAGATTTGACGCTAATCTAATGAAGAAGCGCTTCTACATTCCTGAAGAAGACAAGTGGTTAACCTTAAAAGTTTCTACTTCAGCTTTAAAAACAATTAACAAAATCGGAATCGCTGCAGCTCTTAAAGAGGCTAAAGCAAAAGGTTTCTACAAATAA